The sequence below is a genomic window from Chaetodon auriga isolate fChaAug3 chromosome 8, fChaAug3.hap1, whole genome shotgun sequence.
CCTCGCCGCCCTTCAGTCTCCAAACAGCATCGTCCGAGCTGCTAATGTAAGACTTGCTTTGAATAAACATCTTTTCCCACGAGAAGTTTCTTAGATGCTAACTGCATTCTGCTTTTCACAGAATCTGGCCAAAATGTGCAGCAGTGGCAGGAAGCTGGATGTCGCCGAGTGTGCAAAGTCATCCTCTGAACTATCCTGGAAAATGTGATGGGATATGTGCTCtatttcatcattattcttcttattttttgttttatttttattttttaatgtattaattttttttttgacccCACATAACCACTTCAGTACATGTTCAATATTTTCTGTAGGTATAGAACTAACAAATCaatatttgtatgtttgttgCCTTGAAGCAAACTTATTATATTGCCTCATTTTTACTTCTGTCTGATCATAGATGCAAGTTTACAACATTGTTAAATATACATACTGTATCCTTAGAAGCTTTTGGTCCATTTGTCTCAGCTGATATAaatatagtatagtatagtatagttgATAATGATCATATCTGCATCTGAAAATGTCGTGTAAAACAAAATCAGTTGTTTCTGGCTGCATTCAGCTCCCACAGTTCAGCTCCCATACGGCAGAGTGCAGCGGTAGAAAGAGCATATGATGAGTGCCAAggctcttcctctctttaatTTGCAGAGGAAGTAGAGCACTGGAGAGGTCCTCAGTGATGTGCACACCCAGAAATTTGGTGCCCCTCACCCTCTCCACAGCAGAACCACGTTTGACTTTCTTGGTGCCACAGGGAAGGTCGGCCCTGGCTATTCTCACACTAGCTGTGGCGTTTCAGGCCTTCAGCAGCCTGTGGACCCACAAGACCAGTGTCATGATTCATAGCTGAACACTAAGTCAAGGCAtaaatgttttgtattgttATTTGAGCACACAGTCTTGTTTAATAACGCCCAAGAAGAGAGACTGACCAACTCCCATCTCTCTGCTTCAGCGAGCAGCTGCTCATGgcagtgctgacctttgaggtACATTGTAAGTAATAAGAGGAAAcaaccttttgttttctcatgataGCAGGTGCTGCTATAATTAATTTGGGGGAGAGCTGGCAGTAAAGAAcaaaattctttaaaaaatgcTGTACTTTATTAATGATACATGATTTTGAATTTATCAATTATATTCACAATGTCAATAATGTCAATCGAGTGGAACGGATCACTTTTGTACATCACCTATCAACTTTATCAATTTGAAATGAAGTCTCTACTAAAGCATATACAACAAATACTTTCACATcctaaaagcacattttaagaTGTTAACTGATATGTCAGTCGAATGTCACAGTATAATCAAGCACCCTCTGTTGGTAGCAAAGAGTTATGAAACCATAACTAAGCAGAAACAACAAGTGGagacaaaaaacatttaattcagACTATCGTGATTATGTCTGAGAGGTCATGGAGGAGTGACGTGGTTTGGAGAATCCATTTGGAGAAACATCACGTTTTGTGAAATCCTCAGACTGTGCAGTTCGGAGAGGTGGCCACTAGGTGGTAGTGATGCGCCGGTATTTGTCCCGTCTGCCGGAAATTAAATGGAAGAAGAAGTGCAGCTAGTCGTCGATGTTTGATGACGCACAGAGCCTCAGTGACCGTGAGATGTGTGACATGTTGAGAACAACGGAAGCATGCCGACAGTAAAAATGATGAGTTTAGCCTCTGTAGTGCACAGACTGCGGTGCTCTTTGCTGCACATTGAAAGCAGACTTCTGCAGGCGGCGGGACTGGACAGACAGCTGGGTGAGTCCACTGACGAGCTcaggacgacacacacacacacacacatcttgttCATCCAAAGGTTAAACTTGAACTTTTTCCTGGCCACACTGGGAACCATGTCTTTTCCCGTGTGAAGCTCCGGCGCTGGCAGTGACTGGCCCCAGCCTCCTTCCTCAACTCGACAAGAGGCacgagctggaggagcagcagagcccAGAGCAGCCCCCCGGCCTCCTAGACAGCATCCTGTGGATGGCAGCACCCAAGAAGAGACGCACTATCGAGGTGAACCGCACCAGGAGGAGGTCTGACAGCAAACTCCTCAAAGTCCAGGTACACTGATGAGGATCTACCCTGGGTAAATGTTTACTCAGATAAAAGTTGGATAGACTGCTGACCCAGCAGTTTACCAACACCAAAGAACTGATAAATTAGCTTTTAACCACAGCTAATGGAACtcttatgtatgtgtgtgtataccagAATGTCGGTGGAGATCATTCGCAGTCAACAAAGGTGACAAATACTCTGAATTCATCTGAACAATAGTTATGTTCAGGATCCCCTGTTGTCATGTGACTAATGCACACTCTCATGTTATTCACTACATATTCAACCAGGGAATGACTAATTGAATAACTGAATATTAATCAGTAGTGATGGAGTACAGCATTCAGAGAGCCACTAAATGAGCACTGGGAACTCAGATCAGTTCAGACAAATGGTATCAGTACCTCTAAACACActcttgttgtgtgtgtttgaaaactgCTTTGTTCTTCAGTTTATTCTCATCTTCTCGTCTCAGAGTACAAGGAAGTAACTGTTAATAACAAGGGGCCCAAATCTCTATCTCTGTTTCTA
It includes:
- the mrpl32 gene encoding large ribosomal subunit protein bL32m; translation: MPTVKMMSLASVVHRLRCSLLHIESRLLQAAGLDRQLAPALAVTGPSLLPQLDKRHELEEQQSPEQPPGLLDSILWMAAPKKRRTIEVNRTRRRSDSKLLKVQTNIEPCPECGHLKQKHVLCGFCYAKVCRETSLIRQQMNAMEGGPLRAPAVETVVLYEGETPSQQDKDKRIVERARKRPAWFSS